In Janibacter alkaliphilus, the following proteins share a genomic window:
- the gcvT gene encoding glycine cleavage system aminomethyltransferase GcvT: protein MSDASSLRTSPLHQRHVDLGAKMADFGGWEMPIEYPGGGVVAEHTAVRERVGIFDVSHLGKASVRGPGAAAFVNACLTNDLARIGPGQAQYTLCCDDSGGVVDDLILYLRSSDDVFLVPNAANTARVVAMLQAEAPDGVEITDKHEEHAVIAVQGPRSDEVLDALGLPVDHDYMSFDTARWQEQEIIVCRTGYTGERGYELVAPAEVAPALWDALVEAMAAHEGLPCGLGARDTLRTEMGYPLHGNDLGPQITPVMARSAWAVGWEKERFWGKEALVAQRLAKDSRLLRGLRVTGRGIPRPHCPVRLPDDAGGVSGGEVGEVTSGTFSPTLKVGVALALLDRSVALGDEVVIDVRGRAVPAEVVKPPFVEVQVRSS from the coding sequence ATGAGCGACGCCTCCTCCCTGCGAACCTCCCCGCTGCACCAACGGCACGTCGACCTCGGCGCGAAGATGGCCGACTTCGGCGGCTGGGAGATGCCGATCGAGTATCCCGGCGGCGGGGTGGTCGCCGAGCACACCGCGGTCCGGGAGCGGGTCGGCATCTTCGACGTCTCCCACCTCGGCAAGGCGAGCGTGCGCGGCCCGGGGGCGGCCGCCTTCGTCAACGCGTGCCTGACCAACGACCTCGCCCGGATCGGGCCCGGCCAGGCGCAGTACACGCTGTGCTGCGACGACTCCGGCGGGGTCGTCGACGACCTCATCCTCTACCTCAGGTCGAGCGACGACGTCTTCCTCGTGCCCAACGCCGCCAACACCGCCCGGGTGGTGGCGATGCTCCAGGCCGAGGCGCCCGACGGCGTCGAGATCACCGACAAGCACGAGGAGCACGCGGTGATCGCCGTGCAGGGGCCGCGCAGCGACGAGGTGCTCGACGCCCTCGGGCTGCCGGTCGACCACGACTACATGTCCTTCGACACCGCCCGTTGGCAGGAGCAGGAGATCATCGTCTGCCGCACCGGCTACACCGGCGAGCGCGGCTACGAGCTGGTCGCGCCGGCCGAGGTCGCCCCGGCGCTGTGGGACGCGCTCGTCGAGGCGATGGCCGCGCACGAGGGGCTGCCCTGCGGGCTCGGCGCCCGGGACACCCTGCGCACCGAGATGGGCTACCCGCTGCACGGCAACGACCTGGGCCCGCAGATCACCCCGGTGATGGCCCGCTCGGCGTGGGCGGTCGGCTGGGAGAAGGAGCGCTTCTGGGGCAAGGAGGCGCTCGTCGCCCAGCGGCTGGCCAAGGACTCCCGCCTGCTGCGCGGTCTGCGGGTCACCGGCCGCGGCATCCCGCGCCCGCATTGCCCGGTCCGGCTGCCCGACGACGCCGGCGGGGTCTCCGGGGGCGAGGTCGGCGAGGTCACCTCGGGCACCTTCAGCCCGACCCTCAAGGTCGGTGTCGCGCTCGCCCTGCTGGATCGCTCGGTGGCCCTCGGCGACGAGGTGGTGATCGACGTCCGCGGCCGGGCCGTCCCCGCCGAGGTCGTCAAGCCCCCCTTCGTCGAGGTGCAGGTGAGGTCGTCGTGA
- a CDS encoding DUF3043 domain-containing protein — MFGRKKDKSEGGITQAEVDHPEREGAKNRPTPKRRDQEAARKRPLVQDDRKSARAADRQARRAAAQRTREAMVTGDERNMPARDKGPVRRFVRDVVDARFNPGEILLPLMLAVLVLSFLSPAVASYAFLAVYVIIILAVLDAVLLWRRTRAAIWARFGEDTETKGLGMYQGMRSFQMRRTRLPKAMIKRGEQPR; from the coding sequence GTGTTCGGACGCAAGAAGGACAAGTCGGAGGGTGGCATCACCCAGGCCGAGGTGGACCACCCGGAGCGCGAGGGTGCCAAGAACCGGCCGACCCCCAAGCGGCGCGACCAGGAGGCCGCCCGCAAGCGTCCGCTGGTGCAGGACGACCGCAAGTCGGCGCGCGCCGCCGACCGGCAGGCGCGACGGGCCGCCGCGCAGCGCACCCGGGAGGCGATGGTCACCGGGGACGAGCGGAACATGCCGGCCCGGGACAAGGGGCCGGTGCGCCGCTTCGTCCGCGACGTCGTCGACGCCCGCTTCAACCCCGGCGAGATCCTGCTGCCGCTGATGCTCGCGGTGCTCGTGCTGAGCTTCCTCTCCCCGGCGGTGGCCTCGTACGCCTTCCTCGCCGTCTACGTCATCATCATCCTCGCCGTGCTCGACGCGGTGCTGCTGTGGCGCCGCACCCGGGCCGCCATCTGGGCCCGCTTCGGCGAGGACACCGAGACCAAGGGCCTGGGGATGTACCAGGGCATGCGCTCCTTCCAGATGCGCCGCACCCGGCTGCCGAAGGCGATGATCAAGCGCGGCGAGCAGCCCCGCTGA
- a CDS encoding M20/M25/M40 family metallo-hydrolase, which produces MSQQQSDDVISPDEIEAVRARVRDLMPGVRADLEALTRIPSVSLGSFDQAQVQRSAEATAELLRTEGLDVEIVAEGGRPAVIGHVDGPPGSPTVLLYAHHDVQPPGDRADWDSDPFEPVERDGRLYGRGAADDKAGVMAHVAALRAHAGDLPCGVTVFVEGEEEIASESLPLILARHGDRLACDAIVLADSLNWAIGTPALTTSLRGQVRVVATVRTLDHGVHSGMFGGACPDAITALCRLMATLHDDAGDVAVAGLRRSAAPEIDYDEARLREESGLLPGTELIGTGSIPSRLWTAPAATVIGITCPSVEEAGNVLNATASAKISLRIHPEEAPQDAVAALRQHLLDHAPWGAQVEVTVDDEGWGFAADAEGPIYDQARAAFADAWGTDPVDVGIGGSIPFVQAFAESFPEAAILVTGVEDPDTRAHGANESLHLGEFERVCTAEALLLARLGAMPRSA; this is translated from the coding sequence GTGAGCCAGCAGCAGAGCGACGACGTGATCAGCCCCGACGAGATCGAGGCGGTGCGCGCCCGGGTCCGCGACCTCATGCCCGGGGTGCGCGCCGACCTCGAGGCGCTGACCCGGATCCCCAGCGTCAGCCTCGGCTCCTTCGACCAGGCCCAGGTGCAGCGCAGCGCGGAGGCGACCGCGGAGCTGCTGCGCACCGAGGGGCTGGACGTCGAGATCGTCGCCGAAGGGGGCCGCCCCGCGGTCATCGGGCACGTGGACGGCCCGCCCGGCAGCCCGACCGTGCTGCTCTACGCCCACCACGACGTGCAGCCGCCCGGCGACCGCGCGGACTGGGACTCCGATCCCTTCGAGCCGGTGGAGCGCGACGGGCGGCTCTACGGCCGCGGCGCCGCCGACGACAAGGCCGGGGTGATGGCGCACGTCGCCGCGCTGCGCGCCCACGCCGGCGACCTGCCGTGCGGGGTCACCGTCTTCGTCGAAGGGGAGGAGGAGATCGCCAGCGAGTCGCTGCCGCTGATCCTCGCCCGGCACGGCGACCGGCTCGCCTGCGACGCGATCGTGCTGGCCGACTCGCTGAACTGGGCGATCGGCACGCCGGCGCTGACCACCAGCCTGCGCGGCCAGGTCCGGGTCGTCGCCACCGTGCGCACCCTCGACCACGGGGTGCACTCCGGCATGTTCGGCGGCGCCTGCCCGGACGCGATCACCGCGCTGTGCCGGCTCATGGCGACGCTGCACGACGACGCCGGGGACGTCGCCGTCGCCGGGCTGCGTCGCTCGGCCGCGCCGGAGATCGACTACGACGAGGCGCGGCTGCGCGAGGAGTCCGGGCTGCTGCCGGGAACCGAGCTCATCGGCACCGGCTCCATCCCCTCGCGGCTGTGGACCGCGCCGGCGGCCACGGTCATCGGCATCACCTGCCCCAGCGTCGAGGAGGCCGGCAACGTCCTCAACGCCACCGCCAGCGCGAAGATCAGCCTGCGGATCCACCCCGAGGAGGCCCCGCAGGACGCGGTCGCCGCGCTGCGCCAGCACCTGCTCGACCACGCCCCGTGGGGCGCGCAGGTCGAGGTCACCGTCGACGACGAGGGGTGGGGCTTCGCCGCCGACGCCGAGGGGCCGATCTATGACCAGGCCCGGGCCGCCTTCGCCGACGCCTGGGGCACTGACCCGGTCGACGTCGGGATCGGCGGCTCCATCCCCTTCGTCCAGGCCTTCGCCGAGAGCTTCCCGGAGGCGGCCATCCTCGTCACCGGCGTCGAGGACCCGGACACCCGCGCGCACGGGGCGAACGAGTCGTTGCACCTCGGCGAGTTCGAGCGGGTGTGCACCGCCGAGGCGCTGCTGCTCGCCCGGCTGGGCGCCATGCCGCGCAGCGCTTGA
- a CDS encoding glutathione S-transferase family protein — MADGTYVEQEFVRDTNYIADRILADPDPSKAPGGDAPVGAQEWPVEPGRYRLAVARACPWANRAIIVRRLLGLEDVISMGVAGPTHDADSWTFDKDPDGVDPVLGIPRLKDAYEARWPGYPRGITVPAMVDVPTGAVVTNDFPSITEDLSTQWRPYHREGAPDLWPAEHLEEMAEVNRRVYTEVNNGVYRCGFAGTQQAYDEAYDRLFTALDWLEERLADRRYLVGDHLTEADVRLFTTLARFDAAYHGHFKCNRSKLTEMPVLWAYARDLWTTPGFGDTTDVVDIKRHYYEVHRDINPTGVVPQGPELMGWLEPHGREALGGSPFGDGTPPGPPPEGERVPVAHNPTLGEDGMVRTR; from the coding sequence ATGGCCGACGGGACGTACGTGGAGCAGGAGTTCGTGCGGGACACGAACTACATCGCCGACCGGATCCTCGCCGATCCGGACCCGAGCAAGGCGCCCGGCGGCGACGCGCCCGTCGGGGCCCAGGAGTGGCCGGTCGAGCCGGGCCGCTACCGGCTCGCCGTGGCCCGGGCCTGCCCGTGGGCGAACCGTGCGATCATCGTCCGCCGGCTGCTCGGTCTCGAGGACGTCATCTCGATGGGGGTGGCCGGACCGACGCACGACGCCGACAGCTGGACCTTCGACAAGGACCCCGACGGGGTCGACCCGGTGCTCGGCATCCCGCGGCTCAAGGACGCCTACGAGGCGCGGTGGCCCGGCTACCCCCGCGGGATCACCGTGCCGGCGATGGTCGACGTGCCGACCGGCGCGGTGGTCACCAACGACTTCCCGAGCATCACCGAGGACCTCAGCACCCAGTGGCGCCCGTACCACCGGGAGGGTGCGCCCGACCTGTGGCCTGCCGAGCACCTCGAGGAGATGGCCGAGGTCAACCGTCGCGTCTACACCGAGGTGAACAACGGGGTCTACCGCTGCGGCTTCGCCGGCACGCAGCAGGCCTACGACGAGGCCTACGACCGGCTCTTCACCGCGCTGGACTGGCTGGAGGAGCGGCTGGCCGACCGCCGCTACCTCGTCGGTGACCACCTCACCGAGGCGGACGTGCGGCTCTTCACCACGCTGGCCCGCTTCGACGCCGCCTACCACGGCCACTTCAAGTGCAACCGCAGCAAGCTCACCGAGATGCCGGTGCTGTGGGCCTACGCCCGCGACCTGTGGACCACCCCGGGCTTCGGGGACACCACCGACGTCGTCGACATCAAGCGGCACTACTACGAGGTGCACCGGGACATCAACCCGACCGGGGTCGTCCCGCAGGGGCCGGAGCTCATGGGCTGGCTGGAGCCGCACGGCCGCGAGGCGCTCGGCGGATCGCCCTTCGGCGACGGCACCCCGCCCGGGCCGCCGCCCGAGGGGGAACGGGTCCCGGTGGCGCACAACCCCACGCTCGGCGAGGACGGGATGGTCCGCACCCGCTGA
- a CDS encoding glycerate kinase: MHVLLAPDCFTGTLTATQAAEAMAAGWRSSAPDDLLTLRPLSDGGPGFLDVVEGARGGRSVAVTVSGPLGVPTPAAVLLTEDGVRTAWIESAQAIGLHLLEASERDPGRTSTRGLGELIAAAADEGAERIVVGLGGSGTNDAGAGMLAALGAGPGEVLGGGGAGLVAAREGDLAELAAVRQRLAAIDLVVATDVDAPLLGLQGASAVYAEQKGATPEQGQLLEASLGHFADLVRRVLPPGEDLLTGRPRRLDRAPGAGAAGGAGYALLVLGARRVSGVATVIEAVGLDELVAAADLVVTGEGQLDWQSLQGKVVAGVCQVAAPHAVPVVAIAGRAMIGRREAMAMGASGVYAVAERPDQVEAAMADPVGTLTARTARVAATWSPRR; this comes from the coding sequence GTGCACGTGCTCCTCGCCCCGGACTGCTTCACCGGCACCCTGACCGCCACCCAGGCGGCCGAGGCGATGGCCGCCGGCTGGCGGAGCAGCGCCCCCGACGACCTGCTCACCCTCCGCCCCCTCTCCGACGGCGGACCCGGCTTCCTCGACGTCGTCGAAGGGGCCCGCGGCGGCCGCTCGGTGGCGGTCACCGTCTCCGGCCCGCTCGGCGTGCCCACCCCGGCCGCCGTGCTGCTCACCGAGGACGGGGTGCGCACCGCGTGGATCGAGTCCGCCCAGGCGATCGGGCTGCACCTGCTGGAGGCCAGCGAGCGCGACCCCGGGCGCACCAGCACCCGTGGCCTGGGCGAGCTGATCGCCGCCGCAGCCGACGAGGGCGCCGAGCGGATCGTCGTCGGGCTCGGCGGCTCCGGGACGAACGACGCCGGAGCCGGGATGCTCGCGGCGCTCGGCGCCGGTCCCGGAGAGGTGCTCGGCGGCGGGGGAGCCGGCCTGGTCGCCGCCCGCGAGGGCGACCTGGCCGAGCTGGCCGCCGTGCGGCAGCGGCTGGCCGCGATCGACCTCGTCGTGGCCACCGACGTCGACGCCCCGCTGCTGGGGCTGCAGGGCGCCAGCGCCGTCTACGCCGAGCAGAAGGGCGCCACCCCCGAGCAGGGGCAGCTGCTCGAGGCCAGCCTCGGCCACTTCGCCGACCTTGTCCGTCGGGTGCTGCCCCCGGGCGAGGACCTGCTCACCGGGCGGCCGCGCCGCCTGGACCGGGCCCCCGGCGCCGGGGCGGCCGGCGGGGCGGGCTACGCGCTGCTCGTGCTTGGGGCGCGCCGGGTGAGCGGCGTGGCGACGGTCATCGAGGCGGTCGGGCTGGACGAGCTGGTCGCCGCGGCCGACCTCGTGGTCACCGGCGAGGGGCAGCTCGACTGGCAGAGCCTGCAGGGCAAGGTCGTCGCCGGGGTGTGCCAGGTGGCGGCCCCGCACGCGGTGCCGGTGGTGGCGATCGCCGGGCGCGCGATGATCGGCCGCCGGGAGGCCATGGCGATGGGCGCCAGCGGGGTCTACGCGGTCGCCGAGCGCCCTGACCAGGTGGAGGCGGCGATGGCCGACCCGGTCGGCACGCTCACCGCCCGCACGGCCCGGGTGGCCGCCACCTGGTCGCCGCGCCGCTGA
- a CDS encoding HesB/IscA family protein, whose protein sequence is MSVQDTQPSTPATAEDTHGVILTDLAAGKVKSLLEQEGRDDLRLRVGVQPGGCSGLIYQLYFDERSLDGDLVRDFGGVEVVVDRMSSPYLSGATIDFADTIEKQGFTIDNPNAGSSCACGDSFS, encoded by the coding sequence ATGAGCGTCCAGGACACCCAGCCCAGCACGCCGGCCACCGCCGAGGACACGCACGGCGTCATCCTCACCGACCTCGCCGCCGGCAAGGTGAAGTCCCTGCTCGAGCAGGAGGGCCGCGACGACCTGCGGCTGCGCGTCGGCGTGCAGCCCGGCGGCTGCTCCGGCCTGATCTACCAGCTGTACTTCGACGAGCGCAGCCTCGACGGCGACCTGGTCCGTGACTTCGGCGGCGTCGAGGTCGTCGTCGACCGGATGAGCTCGCCGTACCTGTCCGGCGCCACCATCGACTTCGCCGACACCATCGAGAAGCAGGGCTTCACCATCGACAACCCGAACGCGGGCAGCTCCTGCGCCTGCGGCGACTCCTTCAGCTGA
- a CDS encoding PfkB family carbohydrate kinase: MPIAIAGSIATDNLMTFSGRFADSLVPDQLDKISVSFLAHSLEVRRGGVAANISFGMANLGQRPVLVGAVGEDFADYRSWLERHGVDCGSVLTSQTQHTARFVCTTDDDMAQIATFYAGAMSEAREIELAPIAERVGGLDLVLVGPDDPEAMRRHTRECLSRGIPFVADPSQQLAFSDGEFIRELIDGAEYLITNEYESHLTEQKTGWSQQEIDSRVTYRVTTLGKDGVRITGKGIEEPIEVGVAREVRKADPTGVGDAFRAGFLTGVSEGLPLRESAELGSMLATYVIETVGTQEYELGQARFLERLAEAYGQESADRIAGHVRCPRP; the protein is encoded by the coding sequence GTGCCTATCGCCATCGCCGGATCCATCGCCACCGACAACCTGATGACCTTCTCCGGGAGGTTCGCCGACTCGCTCGTGCCGGACCAGCTGGACAAGATCTCGGTCTCCTTCCTCGCCCACTCGCTCGAGGTCCGCCGCGGCGGGGTGGCCGCGAACATCAGCTTCGGCATGGCCAACCTCGGCCAGCGCCCGGTGCTCGTCGGCGCCGTCGGCGAGGACTTCGCCGACTACCGCTCCTGGCTGGAGCGGCACGGCGTCGACTGCGGCTCGGTGCTCACCTCGCAGACCCAGCACACCGCCCGCTTCGTGTGCACCACCGACGACGACATGGCCCAGATCGCCACCTTCTACGCCGGCGCGATGAGCGAGGCCCGGGAGATCGAGCTGGCGCCCATCGCCGAGCGCGTCGGCGGCCTCGACCTCGTGCTCGTCGGCCCGGACGACCCCGAGGCGATGCGCCGGCACACCCGCGAGTGCCTCTCCCGCGGCATCCCCTTCGTCGCCGACCCCAGCCAGCAGCTCGCCTTCAGCGACGGCGAGTTCATCCGCGAGCTCATCGACGGGGCCGAGTACCTCATCACCAACGAGTACGAGTCGCACCTGACCGAGCAGAAGACCGGCTGGAGCCAGCAGGAGATCGACTCCCGGGTCACCTACCGGGTCACCACCCTCGGCAAGGACGGGGTCCGGATCACCGGGAAGGGGATCGAGGAGCCGATCGAGGTCGGGGTGGCCCGCGAGGTGCGCAAGGCCGACCCCACCGGGGTCGGCGACGCCTTCCGCGCCGGCTTCCTCACCGGCGTCTCCGAGGGGCTGCCGCTGCGCGAGTCGGCCGAGCTCGGCTCGATGCTGGCGACCTACGTCATCGAGACCGTCGGCACCCAGGAGTACGAGCTGGGCCAGGCCCGCTTCCTGGAGCGGCTCGCCGAGGCCTACGGGCAGGAGAGCGCCGACCGGATCGCCGGCCACGTGCGCTGCCCCCGCCCCTGA
- the aat gene encoding leucyl/phenylalanyl-tRNA--protein transferase, which translates to MTSPPVRPPHPPTEPPPTRWRLPDPAGAGEDDLLALGADLEPGTMLAAYRGGLFPMGVGEGGGPPLGWWSPLRRGVLEPGSVRVSRSLRRSLPTFTTTVDRAFDAVVAGCADPSRSGAWITPAVAAAYGRLHRLGWAHSIEVWRAGELVGGLYGLGVRGLFAGESMFHRATDASKAALVRLDGIVAGDGDPRRIIDVQWRTDHLATLGVTEMARTDYLLRLSAAAACPEIDWRAAADDAAGDGGTAPG; encoded by the coding sequence GTGACCTCGCCGCCCGTGCGGCCGCCCCACCCGCCGACGGAGCCGCCGCCGACCCGCTGGCGGCTGCCCGACCCCGCCGGGGCCGGGGAGGACGACCTGCTCGCCCTCGGCGCCGACCTCGAGCCCGGGACGATGCTGGCCGCCTACCGCGGCGGGCTCTTCCCGATGGGGGTGGGCGAGGGCGGCGGGCCGCCGCTGGGCTGGTGGTCCCCGCTGCGCCGCGGCGTGCTCGAGCCCGGCTCGGTCCGGGTGAGCCGGTCGCTGCGGCGCTCGCTGCCCACCTTCACCACGACCGTGGACCGCGCCTTCGACGCGGTCGTCGCCGGCTGCGCGGACCCGAGCCGCTCGGGGGCGTGGATCACCCCGGCCGTGGCCGCCGCCTACGGTCGGCTGCACCGGCTCGGGTGGGCGCACAGCATCGAGGTGTGGCGGGCCGGCGAGCTCGTCGGCGGCCTCTACGGCCTCGGCGTGCGCGGGCTCTTCGCCGGGGAGTCGATGTTCCACCGGGCCACCGACGCCTCGAAGGCGGCGCTGGTGCGCCTGGACGGGATCGTCGCCGGGGACGGGGACCCGCGCCGGATCATCGACGTGCAGTGGCGCACCGACCACCTGGCCACGCTGGGTGTCACCGAGATGGCCCGGACGGACTACCTGCTCCGGCTGAGCGCTGCGGCGGCCTGCCCCGAGATCGACTGGCGCGCAGCGGCGGACGATGCTGCCGGTGACGGCGGTACGGCGCCGGGCTGA
- the coxB gene encoding cytochrome c oxidase subunit II, with amino-acid sequence MTRRPARSRSRRRLAVLGLALSPLVLTACGAVGVHADPANGYLPNGITEESKQVEELWMGSWIAALAVGVLVWGLILWCVAAYRKRKDDNTLPVQFQYNVPLEILYTVVPMLMVGVLFYYSEVATQDLHDTSAEPDETINVVAKQWTWDFNYVDADVHESGQMAELTGEEGVEETLPTLYVPVGETVELQLTSRDVVHSFWVPAFLEKMDLNPGVVNVLQVTPTEEGTFQGKCAELCGAYHSQMLFNLEVVSREEYDAHMAELEEQGNTGLLPNDLNRDEIIERDQPLLDEEESN; translated from the coding sequence GTGACTCGCCGTCCGGCCCGGTCGCGTTCGCGCCGCCGTCTCGCCGTCCTCGGTCTTGCCCTGAGCCCGCTGGTGCTCACCGCCTGCGGCGCCGTCGGGGTGCACGCCGACCCGGCGAACGGGTACCTGCCGAACGGCATCACCGAGGAGTCCAAGCAGGTCGAGGAGCTGTGGATGGGCTCCTGGATCGCCGCGCTGGCGGTCGGCGTGCTCGTCTGGGGCCTGATCCTCTGGTGCGTCGCGGCCTACCGGAAGCGCAAGGACGACAACACCCTCCCGGTGCAGTTCCAGTACAACGTGCCGCTGGAGATCCTCTACACGGTCGTGCCCATGCTCATGGTGGGCGTCCTCTTCTACTACTCCGAGGTCGCCACCCAGGACCTGCACGACACCAGCGCGGAGCCGGACGAGACGATCAACGTCGTCGCCAAGCAGTGGACCTGGGACTTCAACTACGTCGACGCCGACGTGCACGAGTCCGGTCAGATGGCCGAGCTGACCGGTGAGGAGGGCGTCGAGGAGACCCTGCCGACGCTCTACGTCCCGGTGGGGGAGACCGTGGAGCTGCAGCTGACGTCGCGCGACGTCGTCCACTCCTTCTGGGTGCCGGCCTTCCTCGAGAAGATGGACCTCAACCCCGGCGTGGTGAACGTCCTGCAGGTCACCCCGACCGAGGAGGGCACCTTCCAGGGCAAGTGCGCCGAGCTCTGCGGCGCCTACCACAGCCAGATGCTCTTCAACCTCGAGGTGGTCAGCCGCGAGGAGTACGACGCGCACATGGCCGAGCTCGAGGAGCAGGGCAACACCGGCCTGCTGCCGAACGACCTCAACCGCGACGAGATCATCGAGCGGGACCAGCCGCTCCTGGACGAGGAGGAGTCGAACTGA
- the ctaD gene encoding cytochrome c oxidase subunit I, which yields MSTVSGALNRTSDDSVRNERVAARRARAGTQFFRYITTTDHKVIGNLYLITSFLWFLVGGVMAVVIRLELWAPGLQVVDNPEQFNQMFTMHGTIMLLLFATPSFAGFANALMPLQIGAPDVAFPRLNMFAFWLFLFGGIIAALGLFTPGGAASFGWTAYAPLSDSAFSPGIGADLWIWGLGLSGFGTILGGVNFITTIICMRAPGMTMFRMPIFTWTVLITSVLILMAFPVLAAALIGLGFDRRFGGHIFDPSNGGVMLWQHLFWFFGHPEVYVLALPFFGVISEVIPTFSRKPIFGYKTLVFATIAIAALSVSVWAHHMYVTGQIFLPFFAIMTMAIAVPTGVKFFNWIGTMWGGKIVMSAAMLWAVGFLVTFLFGGLTGVILASPALDFQVSDTYFVVAHFHYVLFGTIVFSFFAALFYWWPKFTGKMLDERLGKIQFWLLFVGFHTTFLIQHWLGANNMPRRYADYLPEDGLQLGNQISTVGSLILAVSFLPFFYNVWKTQTKGEKVEVDDPWEYSSSLEWATSCPPPRHNFTSIPRIRSERPAFDLHHPEYAPKAIRSALERDRELAAGQAGAGSGSAGGTGSTSAPTTPGDAR from the coding sequence ATGTCCACCGTCAGCGGCGCCCTGAACCGCACCTCCGACGACTCCGTGCGCAACGAGCGGGTGGCCGCGCGACGGGCCCGGGCCGGCACCCAGTTCTTCCGGTACATCACGACGACCGACCACAAGGTCATCGGCAACCTCTACCTCATCACCAGCTTCCTCTGGTTCCTCGTCGGCGGCGTCATGGCCGTCGTCATCCGGCTCGAGCTGTGGGCCCCCGGCCTGCAGGTGGTGGACAACCCCGAGCAGTTCAACCAGATGTTCACCATGCACGGCACGATCATGCTGCTGCTCTTCGCGACGCCCTCCTTCGCCGGCTTCGCGAACGCGCTCATGCCGCTGCAGATCGGTGCGCCGGACGTGGCCTTCCCACGGCTGAACATGTTCGCCTTCTGGCTCTTCCTCTTCGGCGGGATCATCGCCGCGCTGGGGCTCTTCACCCCCGGCGGCGCCGCCTCCTTCGGCTGGACCGCCTACGCGCCGCTGTCCGACTCCGCCTTCAGCCCGGGGATCGGCGCCGACCTGTGGATCTGGGGCCTGGGCCTGAGCGGCTTCGGCACGATCCTCGGTGGCGTCAACTTCATCACGACGATCATCTGCATGCGGGCGCCCGGCATGACGATGTTCCGGATGCCGATCTTCACCTGGACGGTGCTGATCACCTCGGTGCTCATCCTCATGGCCTTCCCGGTGCTGGCCGCGGCGCTCATCGGCCTCGGCTTCGACCGGCGCTTCGGCGGGCACATCTTCGACCCGAGCAACGGCGGGGTGATGCTCTGGCAGCACCTCTTCTGGTTCTTCGGGCACCCCGAGGTCTACGTCCTCGCGCTGCCGTTCTTCGGCGTGATCTCCGAGGTCATCCCGACCTTCTCGCGCAAGCCGATCTTCGGCTACAAGACGCTGGTCTTCGCGACCATCGCCATCGCCGCGCTGTCGGTCTCGGTGTGGGCCCACCACATGTACGTCACCGGCCAGATCTTCCTGCCGTTCTTCGCGATCATGACGATGGCGATCGCGGTGCCCACCGGGGTGAAGTTCTTCAACTGGATCGGCACGATGTGGGGCGGCAAGATCGTCATGAGCGCGGCCATGCTGTGGGCCGTCGGCTTCCTCGTGACCTTCCTCTTCGGTGGTCTGACCGGGGTCATCCTGGCCAGCCCGGCCCTGGACTTCCAGGTCAGCGACACCTACTTCGTCGTGGCCCACTTCCACTACGTGCTCTTCGGCACGATCGTCTTCAGCTTCTTCGCGGCGCTCTTCTACTGGTGGCCGAAGTTCACCGGGAAGATGCTCGACGAGCGGCTCGGCAAGATCCAGTTCTGGCTGCTCTTCGTCGGCTTCCACACGACCTTCCTCATCCAGCACTGGCTGGGCGCGAACAACATGCCCCGCCGCTACGCCGACTACCTGCCCGAGGACGGCCTGCAGCTGGGCAACCAGATCTCCACGGTCGGCTCGCTCATCCTCGCGGTGAGCTTCCTGCCCTTCTTCTACAACGTCTGGAAGACCCAGACGAAGGGGGAGAAGGTCGAGGTCGACGACCCGTGGGAGTACAGCTCCAGCCTGGAGTGGGCGACCTCCTGCCCGCCGCCGCGGCACAACTTCACGTCGATCCCGCGGATCCGCTCCGAGCGGCCCGCCTTCGACCTGCACCACCCGGAGTACGCGCCGAAGGCGATCCGCAGCGCGCTGGAGCGTGACCGCGAGCTCGCCGCGGGCCAGGCAGGCGCCGGCTCCGGCTCCGCGGGCGGCACCGGCTCGACCTCCGCCCCGACCACCCCGGGAGACGCCCGATGA